Proteins encoded within one genomic window of Eurosta solidaginis isolate ZX-2024a chromosome 1, ASM4086904v1, whole genome shotgun sequence:
- the LOC137237586 gene encoding uncharacterized protein, whose translation MTDPLRKQEQARLLRYTRTRFRRINSLDQIPEDPHQQDTLSAAATTTESNKYTTVRQQNGELLRKRTKRSVIISTIKAILLFWPQLLINIAFTLIRYILYMPLSIAAPSFWLSGLLWIFWKFLRIPVSLVKWFLNIDSLMDATTTTNSTGTMADRKRAYKRTVLISCGSTIQTLHLARNFYSSGSRVVVFEFEGLFGLARFSTAVDKFYIVPRPSADNGNNYITALCQIVNKEKPAVYIPVCATSPAYYDALAKQHLELLGCASFIPGLNETTILDDCLEFFKKCTAHNINVPPYAVLTTLYDLQKLYESNFISNFRNILMAVGFQGLVERIKYLLPNNRVDFKFNHDISERDKWMVVRDLPGEHYVTCTTVKDSRVVSNITCKVEHETKNLLPIAPPINVTSSSSSSKSKPTIIMSDEALIDIWLKTFFAKVRFQRSINGHMSFRLIKCQGTTQFVPLGVRVGVSLPYICYNRSHAQILCRTMKCIHRRQLSFTSLDEESTLRALTSSFRWSAVEHSTTPLAVLDKREALFAYWDPLPYCAYYHFQLPLESVKMFLQRRHRSATKTLSPRITMPVH comes from the coding sequence atgacGGATCCTTTAAGAAAACAAGAACAAGCGCGCCTATTGCGCTATACGCGTACACGCTTTCGACGCATCAATTCTTTAGATCAAATACCAGAAGATCCACACCAACAGGACACATTGTCGGCTGCAGCAACAACAACTGAAAGTAATAAATACACCACTGTAAGACAACAAAATGGCGAATTATTGCGAAAGCGCACCAAGCGTTCCGTTATCATCTCTACTATCAAAGCGATTTTACTGTTTTGGCCACAGCTGTTAATCAATATAGCTTTTACGCTCATACGTTACATACTTTATATGCCGTTATCCATTGCTGCGCCTAGTTTTTGGCTTTCGGGGCTTTTGTggattttttggaaatttttacgCATACCCGTTTCGCTTGTTAAATGGTTTTTAAATATTGACTCATTAATggatgcaacaacaacaacaaactcaaCAGGAACCATGGCTGACAGGAAACGTGCATATAAACGTACGGTACTAATTAGTTGCGGCAGTACAATACAAACTTTACATTTGGCACGTAATTTTTATTCATCCGGTTCACGTGTTGTTGTATTCGAATTTGAAGGTCTCTTCGGCTTAGCGCGTTTCTCAACTGCAGTCGATAAATTTTATATTGTACCCAGGCCAAGTGCGGATAATGGAAATAATTACATAACGGCATTATGTCAAATAGTCAACAAAGAAAAACCCGCTGTCTATATACCAGTTTGTGCAACAAGTCCTGCCTATTATGATGCACTGGCCAAACAACATTTAGAGCTGTTGGGTTGTGCAAGTTTTATACCAGGCTTAAATGAGACAACCATATTGGATGATTGTTTGgagttttttaaaaaatgtacagCACACAATATAAATGTACCACCATATGCTGTACTCACAACGCTATATGATttacaaaaattatatgaaaGTAATTTTATAAGTAATTTTCGTAATATCCTCATGGCAGTTGGTTTTCAAGGTTTAGTTGAACGTATTAAATATTTATTGCCGAATAATCGCGTCGATttcaaatttaatcatgatataaGTGAACGTGACAAATGGATGGTGGTACGTGATTTACCTGGTGAACATTATGTTACATGTACAACGGTTAAGGACTCACGTGTTGTATCGAATATAACGTGTAAGGTGGAAcatgaaacgaaaaatttactaccAATAGCACCACCCATAAATGtgacatcatcatcatcatcatctaaATCTAAACCCACTATCATTATGTCCGATGAGGCTTTGATTGATATTTGGTTAAAGACATTCTTTGCTAAAGTACGTTTTCAACGTAGCATTAACGGTCATATGAGTTTtcgtttaattaaatgtcaaggTACAACACAATTTGTACCGTTAGGTGTTAGAGTAGGTGTCTCCCTACCATATATATGTTATAATCGTTCACATGCACAAATCTTATGCCGCACCATGAAATGTATACATCGTCGTCAATTAAGTTTTACAAGTCTGGATGAAGAATCAACTTTACGTGCATTAACATCAAGTTTTCGTTGGAGTGCTGTTGAGCATTCGACCACACCATTAGCTGTGTTGGATAAGCGTGAAGCTTTATTCGCTTATTGGGATCCATTGCCTTATTGTGCTTATTATCATTTTCAATTGCCATTGGAATCGGTAAAAATGTTTTTACAAAGGCGTCATCGTTCAGCGACGAAAACTTTATCGCCACGCATCACAATGCCAGTTCATTGA